In the genome of Candidatus Eisenbacteria bacterium, one region contains:
- a CDS encoding GAF domain-containing protein, translating into MAAENYKQDLNDLNNILKGERDEIVRMAVIAALIKERHPKCSWVGYYRSLPSGELILGPFQGPVACLRISKGQGVCGAAAGKEQPVLVPDVHAFPGHIACDPRARSELVLPVHDSQGRLRAVLDLDSHAPEAFSTADQDGLLPIARLTYASG; encoded by the coding sequence ATGGCCGCGGAAAATTATAAGCAGGACTTGAACGATCTTAACAATATTCTCAAAGGAGAGCGGGACGAGATAGTGCGGATGGCGGTCATTGCGGCCTTGATCAAGGAGCGTCATCCCAAATGTTCATGGGTCGGTTATTACCGCTCCCTCCCCTCGGGCGAGCTGATTCTCGGCCCATTTCAGGGACCGGTCGCCTGCCTGCGGATCTCAAAGGGACAAGGCGTCTGCGGCGCCGCCGCCGGGAAAGAGCAACCGGTTTTGGTCCCCGATGTCCACGCCTTCCCGGGTCATATCGCCTGCGACCCCCGCGCCCGCTCGGAACTCGTCCTGCCGGTGCATGATTCCCAGGGCCGTCTCCGCGCCGTTCTTGATCTGGATAGCCATGCGCCGGAGGCCTTCTCGACCGCCGATCAGGACGGCCTCCTTCCCATCGCCCGCCTGACCTATGCTTCAGGTTGA
- a CDS encoding acyl-CoA dehydrogenase family protein: MKSHQLSDFYEVDALFNEEERAVRDTVRQFVTEKFMPRIREDYRAGRFPVELIPQMGELGLLGSNIEGYDCPGMSHVVYGIIQRELERGDSGLRSFSSVQGSLVMYPIATFGSEEQKQRWLPRLARGEAIGCYGLTEADHGSDPGAMETTARRVGDHWILNGAKMWITNGSIADLAVVFAKTDEGIRGFLVEKGFEGFTAPEIRHKWSLRASVTSELVFQDCAVPAENMLPGTSSLKQALMCLNQARYGIAWGALGAAAACLEEAMAFAQQRIQFRRPVASFQLIQTKLTEMVTELTKGQLLALQLGRLKDQGKATPARVSLAKRNNVYHARAIARTAREILAAGGITDEYHSGRHMTNLESVLTYEGTHDIQGLIVGAALTGHEAFA, encoded by the coding sequence ATGAAAAGTCATCAGCTCTCGGATTTCTACGAAGTCGACGCCCTTTTCAACGAAGAGGAACGCGCCGTTCGGGACACGGTTCGTCAATTTGTGACGGAAAAGTTCATGCCCAGAATCCGGGAGGATTACCGGGCCGGTCGATTCCCCGTCGAGCTCATCCCCCAGATGGGCGAGCTCGGCCTCCTCGGCTCCAATATCGAGGGATACGACTGCCCCGGCATGAGCCATGTCGTCTACGGCATCATCCAGCGGGAATTGGAAAGGGGTGACAGCGGGCTCCGCTCCTTCTCTTCCGTACAAGGCAGCCTCGTCATGTACCCGATCGCGACCTTCGGTTCTGAAGAACAGAAGCAAAGATGGCTCCCCCGACTGGCGCGCGGTGAAGCGATCGGCTGCTACGGCCTCACCGAGGCCGATCATGGATCCGATCCCGGCGCCATGGAAACCACGGCCCGCCGGGTGGGCGACCATTGGATCCTCAATGGGGCGAAGATGTGGATCACCAATGGTTCGATCGCCGATCTCGCCGTTGTCTTCGCAAAGACGGATGAAGGCATCCGCGGCTTCCTGGTCGAGAAAGGGTTTGAGGGTTTCACGGCCCCTGAGATCCGTCATAAATGGTCGCTGCGCGCCTCGGTCACCAGCGAATTGGTCTTCCAGGATTGCGCCGTCCCCGCGGAGAATATGCTGCCCGGCACTTCAAGCTTGAAACAGGCGCTCATGTGCCTCAATCAGGCTCGTTATGGGATCGCTTGGGGGGCGCTGGGCGCCGCGGCGGCTTGCCTCGAAGAAGCGATGGCTTTTGCACAGCAGCGGATCCAGTTTCGACGGCCCGTCGCCTCTTTCCAACTGATTCAAACCAAGCTGACCGAGATGGTGACGGAATTGACCAAGGGCCAGCTTCTCGCCCTGCAACTGGGACGACTCAAGGACCAGGGCAAGGCGACGCCGGCCCGGGTCTCCCTGGCGAAGCGCAACAATGTCTATCATGCCCGCGCGATCGCCCGAACGGCGCGGGAGATTCTTGCGGCCGGCGGCATCACCGATGAATACCATTCCGGCCGGCATATGACGAACCTCGAATCGGTTCTGACCTATGAGGGAACACACGATATACAGGGATTGATCGTCGGCGCGGCTTTAACAGGTCATGAAGCCTTCGCTTGA
- a CDS encoding bifunctional oligoribonuclease/PAP phosphatase NrnA: MNPSRQLQEVARHLQSVTSVMLTTHAQPDGDGIGSILALGRALEQLHIKVILINSDPTPVRFEYLDADKQIVVWREGAQLPEVDLILVLDTHNLDMLGGLEEPIAASPIPHIFLDHHPQRASLPGTECYCIPEASSTGELVFDLIHLLDIPLDAAMAECLYVSLTYDTNMFKYIRNQPRTLEVAADLIRAGANADRVYRHVFASNPPEKIKLLGTLLMQTAFACGGRLCYVDIPCDLFKGAGVTQEALRDIVTLLLEVAGVEIAVVFKETSPAEVKVSLRSKGILSINGIAAEFGGGGHPFASGIEMSGSLTEVRDKVLNRLCCLLESSPAGGV; encoded by the coding sequence ATGAACCCATCAAGGCAACTGCAAGAAGTCGCGCGGCATCTGCAATCGGTCACATCGGTGATGCTGACAACCCACGCGCAACCCGACGGCGACGGGATCGGCTCAATCCTGGCCCTCGGCCGCGCCCTCGAACAGCTCCATATCAAGGTCATTCTTATCAATAGCGATCCCACTCCCGTCCGGTTTGAGTATCTGGATGCCGACAAGCAGATCGTTGTCTGGAGGGAGGGCGCACAGCTCCCCGAAGTGGATCTCATCCTTGTTCTCGACACGCACAATCTCGATATGCTGGGCGGGTTGGAGGAACCGATCGCCGCATCTCCCATCCCCCATATCTTTCTTGATCATCACCCGCAGCGCGCCTCGCTGCCGGGAACCGAGTGCTATTGCATCCCTGAAGCCTCCTCGACCGGCGAGTTGGTCTTCGACCTGATTCACCTGCTCGATATTCCCCTTGATGCCGCGATGGCCGAGTGTCTCTATGTCAGCCTCACCTATGATACGAATATGTTTAAGTATATCCGCAATCAGCCGCGGACCCTGGAGGTCGCGGCCGATCTGATCCGCGCCGGGGCCAATGCGGACCGTGTCTACCGGCACGTATTCGCCTCAAACCCGCCCGAGAAGATTAAATTGCTGGGGACCTTGCTGATGCAAACCGCCTTCGCTTGCGGCGGCCGGCTCTGTTATGTCGACATCCCCTGCGATTTATTTAAAGGCGCGGGTGTGACACAAGAGGCGTTGCGCGATATCGTGACCCTGCTGCTGGAGGTCGCCGGTGTCGAGATCGCCGTCGTTTTCAAGGAGACCTCACCCGCAGAGGTGAAGGTCAGTCTGCGATCCAAAGGGATTCTCAGTATCAATGGGATCGCCGCCGAGTTCGGAGGCGGCGGCCATCCTTTCGCGAGCGGTATTGAAATGAGCGGATCTTTGACTGAGGTCAGGGATAAGGTCTTGAATCGTCTCTGTTGTCTTTTAGAATCAAGTCCGGCAGGTGGAGTATAG
- a CDS encoding PLP-dependent aspartate aminotransferase family protein, with protein sequence MSVDGSSSKNDPKKLPPEPAYDRHPKIQVGQHNVGLSSFLIHGRFRTAKWDYTHHVVPPISSSSTFRLESSARGAEGFVGFADPATHRHTRRSVLIYERLDEPARAMLEDQIAMAEGGQLAVAFSSGMAAVSGALGTILSSGHEVIAHKTLYGCTYSFLTTWMPRWRIGTQFIDLTDTNRLAAAITPATRCIYFETPVNPTLDLIDLQATVDCVAEENKTRALEDKIRIVVDNTFASPYGQRPLSFGVDVVLHSLTKNLCGFGTEMGGVVILPSEELEGDLLMFRKDFGGALSAKTAWSILVHGLPTLEIRMDREQSSALQIARYLEEHPLVERVIYPGLESFPQGALARKQMLTPNGKFAPGVMIYFILKGDEEVRQRLSDLFVDHLATHAYTITLAVSLGQIRTLVEKPSTMTHAAVPVECQKGASIDPGGVRLSVGLEDPQDILNDLDDGFTAIRKEAAARGIIT encoded by the coding sequence ATGAGCGTCGATGGATCCTCATCCAAGAATGACCCGAAGAAGCTCCCCCCGGAGCCCGCATACGATCGGCACCCCAAAATTCAGGTAGGACAGCACAATGTCGGCCTCTCGAGTTTCTTGATCCATGGAAGATTTCGAACGGCCAAGTGGGATTACACGCATCATGTCGTCCCCCCCATCAGCAGTTCTTCAACATTCCGTCTGGAAAGTTCGGCGCGGGGCGCTGAGGGATTTGTCGGATTCGCCGATCCGGCGACCCACCGCCATACACGCCGCTCGGTTCTCATTTATGAGCGTTTGGATGAACCGGCCCGGGCGATGCTCGAGGATCAGATAGCGATGGCCGAGGGCGGGCAGCTGGCGGTGGCCTTTTCCAGCGGAATGGCGGCCGTTTCCGGCGCGCTGGGCACGATCCTCTCTTCCGGACATGAAGTGATCGCGCATAAGACACTCTACGGATGCACCTACAGCTTCCTGACCACCTGGATGCCGCGCTGGCGGATCGGAACACAGTTCATCGATTTGACCGACACCAATAGGTTGGCGGCGGCGATCACACCGGCCACCCGCTGCATCTATTTTGAGACCCCCGTCAACCCGACGCTCGATCTGATTGATCTGCAGGCGACCGTCGATTGTGTGGCGGAGGAGAATAAAACGCGGGCCCTCGAGGATAAGATCCGGATCGTCGTCGACAACACCTTCGCTTCCCCTTACGGCCAGCGGCCGCTCTCCTTCGGAGTCGATGTCGTTCTGCATAGTTTAACAAAAAACCTTTGCGGATTCGGCACCGAGATGGGCGGCGTGGTTATCCTCCCCTCCGAGGAGCTGGAAGGCGATCTCCTCATGTTCCGGAAGGATTTCGGCGGGGCGCTGAGCGCCAAGACAGCCTGGTCCATCCTTGTGCATGGACTTCCCACGCTTGAGATCCGCATGGACCGTGAGCAGTCCTCCGCCCTGCAGATCGCCCGCTACCTCGAAGAGCACCCCCTCGTCGAGCGGGTCATTTATCCCGGTTTGGAGTCTTTCCCGCAGGGCGCGCTGGCCCGCAAACAGATGCTGACGCCGAACGGAAAGTTCGCGCCCGGCGTCATGATTTACTTCATCCTCAAGGGAGATGAAGAGGTCCGGCAGCGTCTCAGTGATCTCTTTGTCGATCACCTGGCGACGCATGCTTATACAATCACGCTGGCCGTCTCCCTGGGACAGATCCGAACCCTGGTTGAAAAACCAAGCACGATGACCCACGCGGCGGTTCCGGTCGAATGCCAGAAGGGCGCCAGCATCGATCCCGGCGGCGTCCGGTTGAGCGTCGGACTGGAAGATCCTCAGGATATTCTCAACGATCTCGACGACGGCTTCACAGCGATCCGGAAAGAGGCGGCCGCCAGGGGAATTATCACTTGA
- a CDS encoding S8 family serine peptidase → MRAPHRGSNRIIALLMGLIPGLWMVLLAGPLPADVILDPGLAKTHLAKARHRNAPPGLADDTALLKQGMVRCRIQLAAPLADPESAQTWLSERIPNALWEGSWGRWAQVVCPIDDIEQLMGFPDAEIIARPPSPFPQSQSQGVEILKAPAYWNKGFNGEDVSVAVVDVGFYGYTYMLGTELPKNVKVRSFYHTQGGGVDISGDHQDHGLLVAEIIHDIAPGAELLLTNFGTLTELGQAVDWAIAEGAQIINHSVGWFDGPRDGTGEIASIAQAALDQGVIWINSAGNYGEGHWNGSYLDQNRNGFLELDDIDSETIALGSYRTGRVVSLLLWWSRWPESSDLHLDLQLWEGMDFIVSSYAEYGFYPYAIRGLAWVADHDTDLLTLKIYRGDDELEPVSDLHIELFRLDGQPFPEGNDPAGSLIIPADVPGVIAVGAVDWQTGALERYSSWGPTLSGLKKPEILSSANVATSGGAFSGTSASSPHVAGAAALLQAAAPRGGMSRIIWTLDDIRRLFQRAAEPIVLNENAVDWGVAVLPLTPEDLAENEQSFEVHPNPSRDGSVTLKWMEGFQPPEELKGALALYDVTGRLIWTSRGPVPLTGHPISFRNSHGALPAAGTYWLKLTAPGLRSATRIVLLRD, encoded by the coding sequence TTGAGGGCGCCGCATAGAGGATCGAACCGGATCATCGCCCTCCTGATGGGTCTGATCCCGGGGTTGTGGATGGTCTTGCTCGCGGGCCCGCTGCCGGCGGATGTCATTCTCGATCCCGGTCTCGCTAAAACCCATCTGGCGAAGGCCCGCCACCGGAACGCCCCGCCGGGACTGGCGGACGACACCGCATTGTTAAAGCAGGGCATGGTTCGCTGCCGGATCCAGCTCGCGGCGCCTCTTGCGGATCCCGAATCAGCTCAAACTTGGTTGAGTGAAAGGATCCCCAACGCCCTCTGGGAAGGATCCTGGGGCCGATGGGCGCAGGTTGTCTGCCCGATCGATGATATTGAACAGCTCATGGGTTTCCCCGATGCGGAAATCATCGCCCGTCCCCCCTCCCCCTTTCCACAATCACAGAGCCAAGGGGTGGAGATCCTTAAAGCGCCGGCCTACTGGAATAAGGGCTTCAACGGCGAAGATGTTTCCGTCGCCGTCGTCGATGTCGGTTTCTACGGCTATACATATATGCTGGGAACAGAGCTTCCAAAGAATGTAAAAGTCCGTTCTTTTTATCACACCCAAGGGGGCGGCGTCGATATTTCGGGGGACCACCAGGACCATGGATTGCTGGTGGCGGAGATCATCCATGATATCGCCCCGGGCGCCGAACTTCTGCTGACCAATTTCGGCACACTCACCGAACTTGGACAAGCGGTTGATTGGGCGATCGCCGAAGGGGCGCAGATCATTAATCACTCGGTGGGATGGTTCGACGGGCCGCGGGACGGCACCGGCGAGATCGCTTCAATCGCTCAAGCCGCTTTGGATCAGGGCGTCATCTGGATCAACTCGGCGGGAAACTACGGCGAAGGGCATTGGAATGGGTCGTATCTTGACCAGAATCGGAACGGATTTCTGGAACTCGATGACATCGATTCGGAAACAATCGCGCTCGGGTCGTACCGCACGGGCCGGGTTGTCAGCCTCCTTCTCTGGTGGAGCCGGTGGCCCGAATCATCCGATCTCCATCTCGATCTTCAGCTCTGGGAGGGGATGGATTTTATAGTCTCTTCCTATGCGGAGTATGGCTTTTATCCCTATGCGATCCGGGGCCTCGCCTGGGTCGCCGATCATGATACCGATCTCCTGACCTTGAAAATCTACCGGGGTGATGATGAGTTGGAGCCGGTATCCGATCTGCATATCGAGCTCTTTCGCTTGGATGGCCAGCCCTTTCCGGAAGGCAATGATCCCGCCGGCAGCTTGATCATTCCCGCCGATGTGCCCGGCGTGATCGCCGTCGGCGCCGTCGATTGGCAGACCGGGGCGTTGGAGCGTTACTCTTCCTGGGGTCCAACTCTGTCCGGCCTCAAAAAGCCGGAGATCCTCTCAAGCGCCAATGTCGCCACTTCGGGGGGCGCCTTCTCCGGCACCTCGGCTTCTTCACCCCACGTCGCCGGTGCGGCGGCGCTGCTTCAGGCCGCGGCGCCGCGGGGCGGGATGTCCCGCATCATCTGGACACTCGACGATATCCGCAGGCTCTTTCAACGCGCGGCCGAGCCGATCGTCCTGAATGAAAACGCCGTCGATTGGGGGGTCGCCGTTCTTCCATTGACGCCGGAGGACCTCGCGGAAAACGAACAATCTTTTGAGGTCCATCCAAATCCAAGCCGCGACGGATCGGTCACCTTGAAATGGATGGAAGGGTTTCAGCCGCCTGAAGAGTTAAAGGGAGCCCTCGCCTTGTACGATGTCACCGGCCGCCTCATTTGGACTTCGCGGGGACCGGTGCCATTGACGGGGCATCCCATTTCTTTCAGAAACAGCCATGGCGCCCTTCCCGCGGCCGGAACCTATTGGTTGAAACTCACGGCCCCCGGCCTGCGCAGCGCCACCCGAATTGTTTTACTGAGAGATTGA
- the dnaG gene encoding DNA primase, with protein sequence MSDPVVERVRAATDIVSVVGAVVELKKAGASYKGLCPFHQEKTPSFTVNPERQVYHCFGCDTGGDVFSFLMATEGMTFGEALRHLADRAGIEIPKKGISSAADNLQEIIELAQKTFQTTLAGKSGEAARKYLKSRSLSDEIIKDYGVGLAPGGWSHLTDALRRRFKDEELIEAGVSVRSAQGDRIYDRFRNRITFPIARPRGKIAGFGARALGDDEPKYLNSPEGPLYKKSEILFGLPQARETLRREGIGILVEGYFDVLSLAQAGMRAALAPCGTAFTKEQGWLLQRNAPKWILFFDSDPAGQKATWRALEVLLAFELQITIAMAPAGSDPADVVTQAGYEAAAEILKQAQDPISWLAGLAPGEKRRPWLLDRIATLIARAQNPLTRQLWVEEASSKIRIREDALWEAVQNRLKRGPDRADDAGEAAARKKIRLSPLERDLILLVAEQPHARGDVVRAVKGSPGIQSPVRDFLEWVAGSKTAPQVSEIVRRLEEIPGMGGMTSFLLDPPPASQSEGFRDDVLYRLGHNALKDGLMKITEKLKRLEAQAPGDEETVQALLLEKQRLLMELEAFSRH encoded by the coding sequence ATGTCCGATCCGGTAGTGGAAAGGGTTCGAGCGGCGACCGACATCGTCAGTGTTGTAGGCGCCGTTGTCGAACTCAAAAAGGCGGGAGCCAGCTACAAAGGCCTCTGCCCTTTCCACCAGGAAAAGACCCCCTCCTTCACCGTAAATCCCGAGCGGCAGGTCTATCACTGCTTCGGGTGTGATACCGGCGGCGATGTTTTCAGCTTTTTAATGGCGACGGAGGGTATGACCTTTGGTGAGGCTCTTCGCCATCTCGCCGATCGCGCCGGGATTGAAATCCCTAAAAAGGGGATTTCTTCGGCGGCGGACAATCTACAAGAGATTATCGAGCTCGCACAAAAAACGTTTCAAACAACATTGGCCGGAAAATCGGGCGAGGCCGCGAGAAAATACCTTAAGTCGCGCTCGTTATCTGATGAAATAATAAAAGATTACGGCGTCGGTCTCGCGCCGGGTGGGTGGTCCCATTTGACCGATGCGCTCCGGCGCCGTTTTAAGGATGAGGAGCTGATTGAAGCCGGTGTCTCTGTTCGATCGGCGCAGGGAGATCGTATATATGATCGTTTTCGCAATCGGATCACCTTCCCGATTGCGCGCCCTCGCGGGAAGATCGCCGGATTCGGCGCCCGGGCCCTGGGTGACGACGAGCCGAAATATCTCAATAGCCCCGAGGGGCCGCTCTACAAAAAAAGTGAGATTCTTTTCGGTCTTCCGCAAGCTCGGGAGACCCTTCGCCGCGAGGGGATCGGAATCCTTGTGGAAGGTTACTTTGATGTCCTCTCTCTGGCGCAGGCCGGAATGCGAGCGGCACTCGCCCCCTGCGGGACCGCTTTCACAAAAGAGCAGGGTTGGCTGCTGCAGCGCAATGCGCCCAAGTGGATCCTTTTCTTTGATAGCGATCCAGCCGGGCAGAAGGCGACCTGGCGGGCGCTCGAGGTACTCCTGGCGTTCGAATTGCAAATAACGATCGCCATGGCGCCAGCCGGGAGTGATCCCGCCGATGTGGTCACCCAAGCGGGATACGAGGCCGCGGCAGAGATATTAAAGCAAGCGCAGGACCCGATTTCCTGGTTGGCCGGTCTGGCCCCGGGGGAGAAGCGCCGGCCCTGGCTTTTGGACCGGATCGCCACCCTCATCGCGCGGGCGCAGAATCCATTGACGCGCCAGCTCTGGGTTGAAGAGGCCTCCTCCAAAATCCGCATCCGGGAGGATGCCCTTTGGGAGGCGGTTCAGAATCGGCTGAAAAGGGGACCGGACCGGGCGGATGACGCTGGGGAGGCGGCCGCGCGAAAGAAAATCCGTCTCTCCCCTTTGGAACGGGATCTCATTCTGCTGGTGGCGGAGCAACCCCATGCGCGCGGTGATGTGGTGCGGGCGGTCAAAGGGTCGCCGGGGATTCAGTCTCCCGTGCGGGATTTCCTTGAATGGGTGGCGGGATCTAAAACAGCGCCACAGGTGTCAGAGATTGTTCGCCGGCTTGAAGAGATTCCCGGGATGGGTGGGATGACATCCTTCCTTCTCGATCCGCCGCCGGCCAGTCAGTCGGAAGGATTCCGGGATGATGTTCTTTATCGTTTGGGGCATAATGCGTTAAAGGATGGACTTATGAAGATCACTGAGAAGCTGAAGCGCCTTGAGGCACAAGCCCCGGGGGACGAAGAAACCGTTCAAGCCCTACTATTGGAGAAACAGCGCCTCCTAATGGAACTGGAAGCATTCTCCAGACATTAG
- the rpsU gene encoding 30S ribosomal protein S21, producing the protein MPGVRVKEGESFESALRRFKKKCEKAGILSDIRKHQHFEKPSERKKRKANAARRKVATMRAKERRM; encoded by the coding sequence ATGCCCGGTGTTCGGGTCAAAGAAGGCGAATCTTTCGAGAGTGCACTTCGTCGATTTAAGAAGAAGTGTGAAAAGGCCGGTATCTTATCAGATATCCGGAAGCACCAGCACTTCGAAAAGCCCAGTGAGCGGAAGAAGAGAAAAGCCAATGCCGCTCGTCGCAAAGTGGCGACCATGAGGGCCAAAGAGAGGCGAATGTAG
- a CDS encoding Smr/MutS family protein → MNSHTLQALDFQRLLEILSEGVHSSAGRRVILNLAPLGDHFAILERQTTLSEMMGLLLQTPQWPGLNLGDPDPLLEQLSVAGSILEADDLIQIARIGELSLTCRKLLLRQPVREKYPTLSEQIEFCWDDAELVKRTQDTFDESKMVRDSASPQLKKIRRHLHSLQQETSMGAEKAMGRLGPVPDGAEVYVTLRSGRYVVAVPASQSKRFPGILHDRSASGKTQFIEPMDLVAANNGLTDLENEEKAEIRKILAHLTDAYRGKLENLRMTCRVLARFDAWGAIARWAFRLEATMPEITEATDTFRLVGARHPLLCKALGSTEAVIPLDLELDSKMRCLVVSGPNMGGKSVLLKTAGVVSILALCGCPIPVKSGSIVPLWDDIFVDIGDEQSMEADLSTFAGHLKNLREIDEKSTDSSLVLVDELGSGTDPQEGASLGITLLEDLTRRGSFSIVTTHMSAFKEFAARTEGAANGSMDFDPVTLRPRYRYLPNIPGRSHAFEVAALQGWPEFRLKAARKRMEEAARGADDLLRDVEELREQLRHKKEELEQMTEEQTRSKTQYQELTGRLRERIEKIRVEKSLEEDKRLQEIRELNKRLQESLRGDGGNAPVSREIKKRLVKETNEVLNRPPMKVRQRRSQPAVTWNLIASGREFWCEDLKSRVKIDTKSKRKDCLWVWVGPMRVEVSISALSEIEKPEGGEGATYQGGSVNPKINKFLAESLNVEPEVDLRGMAREEGIEKLDRYLDKARLAGLQRVRIIHGFGRGIMMKEVGKYLKSLSFIEKTRFGEPGEGGDGVTIAFLGESGGASGGASGGAPGGGSGRGSAGSSGKDRRGV, encoded by the coding sequence GTGAATAGCCATACGCTTCAAGCACTGGATTTCCAACGTCTATTGGAAATTCTGTCGGAGGGGGTTCATTCCTCTGCCGGACGCCGGGTTATCCTCAATCTGGCGCCTTTGGGGGATCATTTTGCCATTTTGGAGAGACAAACCACTCTCTCCGAGATGATGGGGTTGCTTCTCCAAACCCCGCAATGGCCGGGTCTCAATCTCGGCGATCCCGATCCCCTCTTGGAACAGCTCTCTGTGGCCGGATCGATTCTCGAGGCGGATGACCTTATACAAATCGCCCGGATCGGCGAGTTATCGCTGACCTGCCGGAAGCTTCTGTTACGGCAACCCGTCCGTGAAAAGTATCCGACCCTCAGTGAACAGATCGAGTTTTGCTGGGATGATGCGGAGCTGGTCAAAAGGACCCAAGATACATTTGATGAATCAAAAATGGTCAGGGACAGCGCCTCGCCGCAGCTAAAAAAAATCCGGCGCCATCTTCATTCGCTGCAGCAGGAGACCTCGATGGGAGCGGAGAAGGCGATGGGCCGTCTGGGGCCGGTACCCGATGGGGCGGAGGTTTATGTCACCCTGCGATCGGGCCGGTATGTTGTCGCCGTCCCCGCTTCGCAGTCGAAACGTTTTCCCGGTATCCTGCATGACCGGTCGGCCTCGGGGAAGACGCAGTTCATCGAGCCGATGGATCTGGTGGCCGCGAATAATGGGCTGACCGATTTGGAAAACGAAGAAAAGGCTGAGATCCGCAAGATCCTCGCGCATCTTACGGACGCCTATAGAGGGAAGCTGGAGAATCTGCGGATGACCTGCCGCGTTCTCGCCCGCTTCGATGCATGGGGCGCGATCGCCCGCTGGGCCTTCCGTCTAGAAGCGACGATGCCGGAGATCACCGAAGCGACCGATACCTTCCGCCTCGTCGGGGCCCGCCATCCTCTCCTCTGCAAGGCGCTCGGTTCGACCGAAGCGGTGATCCCTCTCGACCTCGAGCTGGATTCAAAAATGCGCTGTCTTGTTGTCAGCGGTCCCAATATGGGGGGAAAATCAGTTCTTCTCAAGACGGCCGGTGTCGTCTCGATTCTGGCCCTCTGCGGCTGTCCCATCCCGGTTAAGTCGGGATCCATCGTTCCCCTTTGGGATGACATTTTCGTCGATATCGGCGATGAGCAATCGATGGAAGCCGATCTTTCGACCTTCGCAGGGCACTTGAAAAATCTGAGGGAAATCGATGAAAAATCGACAGATAGCTCATTGGTGCTTGTGGATGAGCTGGGATCCGGCACCGATCCGCAGGAAGGCGCCTCCCTGGGGATCACCCTCCTGGAGGATCTGACCCGGCGCGGCAGCTTTTCGATCGTGACGACGCATATGAGCGCCTTTAAGGAGTTTGCCGCGCGCACGGAGGGGGCGGCCAATGGTTCGATGGATTTCGATCCGGTGACCCTGCGGCCACGATACCGCTACCTGCCGAATATACCGGGCCGCAGCCACGCCTTCGAGGTGGCGGCCCTTCAGGGGTGGCCGGAGTTTCGCTTGAAGGCGGCGCGCAAGCGCATGGAAGAGGCGGCCCGCGGCGCGGATGATTTGCTCCGCGATGTCGAGGAGCTGCGGGAGCAACTCCGGCATAAAAAGGAAGAGCTCGAGCAGATGACCGAAGAGCAGACGCGGTCGAAAACGCAATACCAGGAACTGACGGGCCGTCTGAGAGAGCGAATTGAGAAGATTCGCGTTGAGAAATCCCTCGAGGAAGATAAAAGGCTTCAGGAGATCCGGGAGCTGAATAAAAGATTGCAGGAATCGCTAAGAGGGGATGGGGGGAATGCTCCGGTGTCGCGCGAAATAAAAAAACGCCTGGTGAAGGAAACAAATGAGGTTCTGAATCGTCCTCCGATGAAGGTGCGTCAAAGGAGGAGCCAACCCGCCGTCACATGGAACCTGATTGCGAGTGGGCGGGAATTCTGGTGCGAGGATTTGAAATCCCGCGTGAAAATTGATACCAAGTCCAAGCGAAAAGATTGTTTGTGGGTGTGGGTCGGCCCGATGCGGGTCGAGGTCTCGATCAGCGCCTTGTCCGAGATCGAGAAACCGGAGGGGGGTGAGGGAGCGACCTATCAGGGAGGATCTGTTAATCCAAAAATCAACAAGTTCTTAGCCGAATCGCTTAATGTTGAGCCCGAGGTCGATCTGCGCGGCATGGCTCGGGAAGAGGGGATCGAGAAACTTGATCGGTATCTTGACAAGGCCCGCCTGGCGGGGTTGCAAAGGGTCCGGATTATTCATGGTTTTGGACGCGGCATCATGATGAAAGAGGTCGGAAAATATCTCAAGTCGCTTTCATTTATTGAGAAGACGCGGTTCGGCGAACCGGGCGAGGGAGGAGATGGTGTGACGATCGCATTCCTCGGTGAATCCGGTGGTGCATCCGGCGGTGCATCCGGCGGCGCACCGGGTGGCGGCTCCGGTCGCGGTTCCGCCGGCAGCTCCGGAAAAGACCGGCGGGGAGTGTGA